The following proteins are encoded in a genomic region of Gemmatimonadales bacterium:
- a CDS encoding glycosyltransferase family 39 protein, whose protein sequence is MTADETQRHQRRLFGTLVAGLVALAFLIRFCHLGDWNFQATEIFTLRDSLRPRLGNPRPLGYLLNYYLVRPFHPLDELGLRLLPAFFGALAIPVFFFQARRLIPLRAAFLGTLLLTVSPLQLLYSQLARYWSLVFLLSAVYPYALYLAIRDRSRRALALGIVTGILAVLAHPAAVLLAGGLAIWFLATYLQPGQLKQLWSQRSVRWATAFAVILAAVIAIRFFPILHGWISEHDKNPASGQFLIRPPAPRGVKQLIYLLAFGESLTVPLVLSAAAGIYFLWQGRDRSLALLLTSVAIFPIAFLTLISLRTPVSTYYLLPVVPVFFLAAGVFLDRLFEVDGMLRPHWLLPAVVTAMIVAAGVPTLVSDLRDGRRFDFRSAAHWLHGALTPGDVVFSDQPMVLAHYLPDAPVHRLRPDPVPLRASLDTLRASGHRNALWIVAPAPSHAFRANLKQRGLIRWIYDNCQLRTSTGVGRVDYRQEYLHVYRCPPMSPDGAGSSGAAATP, encoded by the coding sequence GTGACCGCGGACGAGACGCAACGACACCAGCGGCGCCTCTTCGGCACGCTGGTCGCGGGCCTGGTGGCCCTCGCCTTCCTCATTCGCTTCTGCCACCTCGGCGATTGGAACTTCCAGGCGACCGAGATCTTCACGCTGCGAGATTCGCTCCGTCCCCGGCTCGGCAATCCGCGGCCGTTGGGATATCTGCTCAACTACTACCTGGTCCGCCCGTTCCACCCGCTGGACGAGCTCGGCCTCAGGCTCCTGCCGGCCTTCTTCGGGGCGCTGGCGATTCCAGTGTTCTTTTTCCAAGCTCGGCGCCTGATACCGCTCCGGGCCGCCTTCCTCGGCACACTCCTCCTGACCGTGAGCCCGCTGCAGCTCCTCTATTCGCAGCTCGCGCGCTACTGGTCGCTGGTCTTCCTGCTGTCGGCCGTGTACCCGTATGCTCTGTATCTCGCTATCCGAGACCGGAGCCGCCGCGCGCTCGCGCTCGGAATCGTCACCGGCATCCTGGCGGTGCTGGCGCATCCCGCCGCCGTGCTGCTGGCGGGTGGGCTCGCGATCTGGTTCCTGGCGACCTATCTCCAGCCAGGCCAGCTGAAGCAACTATGGAGTCAGCGAAGCGTGCGCTGGGCGACGGCATTCGCGGTGATTCTTGCCGCGGTGATTGCCATCCGATTTTTCCCCATACTCCATGGCTGGATTTCCGAGCACGACAAGAACCCGGCCAGCGGACAGTTTCTCATCCGGCCTCCCGCTCCACGCGGGGTGAAGCAGCTCATCTATCTGCTGGCGTTCGGGGAGAGCCTGACCGTGCCCCTGGTGTTGAGCGCGGCGGCGGGGATCTACTTTCTCTGGCAGGGGCGCGACCGGTCTCTGGCGCTGCTGCTGACCAGCGTGGCCATCTTCCCGATCGCCTTCCTTACGCTCATTTCCTTGCGCACCCCGGTTTCCACCTACTACCTCTTGCCCGTGGTGCCGGTCTTCTTCCTCGCCGCTGGCGTGTTTCTGGACCGATTGTTCGAGGTGGACGGAATGCTGCGCCCCCACTGGCTGCTTCCGGCCGTGGTCACGGCGATGATCGTGGCGGCGGGGGTGCCGACGCTGGTATCCGATCTCCGCGACGGCCGGCGCTTCGATTTCCGGAGTGCCGCGCATTGGTTGCATGGGGCCCTCACGCCCGGCGATGTGGTCTTCTCCGATCAACCGATGGTGCTGGCGCATTACCTGCCTGACGCGCCGGTGCATCGCCTCCGGCCGGACCCCGTGCCTCTCAGGGCATCGCTGGACACGCTGCGGGCATCAGGGCACCGGAACGCGCTCTGGATCGTGGCACCGGCGCCGTCCCACGCCTTTCGCGCCAATCTCAAGCAGCGCGGCTTGATCCGTTGGATCTATGACAACTGCCAGCTCCGCACCAGCACCGGGGTCGGCCGCGTGGATTACCGGCAGGAATACCTCCACGTCTACCGCTGCCCGCCGATGTCGCCGGACGGCGCCGGGTCCAGCGGCGCCGCCGCCACTCCATAG
- a CDS encoding glycosyltransferase family 2 protein, which translates to MTPRVSVVTTVYNGEPYFDRAIPGILAQSFEDFEFVLVDDGSSDGSLERLREVAARDPRVRVFAPGRLGAAAAYNFGVAQARGEYIARQDFDDRSYPERLRLQVALLDAQPALGMVGGYYVLVDERRGERYVRMPPTDHPAILAAMARYVPIAHTVATFRRQAWVEAGGYPEVNNLIDLRFYVRVAKRGWRFANVPEVVGEHYVHDASWFHRSLKYVERQRDLARVQAESVRELGLPRWMYVYSLGRHAYAYIPPGWKRLLRRGLVRGSRERDM; encoded by the coding sequence GTGACGCCCAGGGTCAGTGTGGTCACCACGGTGTACAACGGCGAGCCCTATTTCGATCGGGCGATCCCGGGCATTCTGGCGCAGAGCTTCGAGGATTTCGAGTTCGTGCTGGTCGACGACGGCTCCAGCGATGGGAGTCTCGAGCGGCTGCGCGAGGTGGCCGCGCGCGACCCGCGGGTCCGGGTGTTCGCGCCGGGACGTCTGGGCGCCGCGGCCGCCTACAACTTCGGCGTGGCCCAGGCCCGGGGCGAGTACATCGCCCGCCAGGACTTCGACGACCGAAGCTACCCCGAGCGCCTGCGCCTTCAGGTGGCGCTGCTGGACGCCCAGCCCGCCCTCGGCATGGTCGGAGGCTACTACGTGCTGGTGGACGAGCGGCGGGGCGAACGGTACGTGCGGATGCCTCCCACGGACCACCCCGCGATCCTGGCTGCCATGGCGCGATACGTTCCGATCGCCCACACCGTGGCCACGTTCCGCCGGCAGGCCTGGGTCGAGGCCGGCGGCTACCCCGAGGTCAACAACCTCATCGACCTGCGATTCTACGTCCGAGTCGCCAAGCGGGGGTGGCGGTTCGCGAATGTGCCGGAGGTGGTGGGCGAGCACTACGTCCACGATGCGAGCTGGTTCCATCGGTCGCTCAAGTATGTCGAGCGGCAGCGGGACCTGGCGCGGGTGCAGGCGGAGAGCGTCCGCGAGCTGGGGCTTCCCCGCTGGATGTACGTGTACTCCCTGGGCCGGCACGCCTACGCCTACATCCCACCGGGGTGGAAGCGCCTGCTGCGTCGGGGTCTCGTCCGGGGGTCGCGCGAGCGGGACATGTGA